From the genome of bacterium, one region includes:
- a CDS encoding stage 0 sporulation family protein — translation MAKVLEIEFKGGRKEFFSNPQEFPFITGDLVIVDVDKGEDLGSVVNMGSLVDKRVGDIELRPVNRKPGPKDVVQFEENLDLEEEAFVDCRKRIEEHGLSMKLVDVEYQFDRKKITFYFTADNRVDFRELVRDLAGRYRTRIELRQIGVRDEAKRIGGIGVCGKPLCCSMFLRSFEPVITQCAKDQNLALNPTKLSGACGRLMCCLRYERDFYLEVLQRYPEIGSKIKTPKGTGVLEKIDVINENAVIRYESGEESILCFDDFNEMLEKNKKETIGKKIWNKKKKNKDRINDNVQD, via the coding sequence ATGGCAAAAGTGCTGGAAATAGAATTTAAAGGCGGCAGAAAAGAGTTTTTTTCAAACCCTCAGGAATTTCCCTTTATCACAGGAGATCTTGTAATTGTTGATGTTGACAAAGGAGAAGATCTTGGAAGTGTAGTAAATATGGGCAGCCTTGTTGATAAACGCGTGGGAGATATAGAACTCAGGCCTGTAAACCGCAAACCAGGACCAAAGGATGTTGTACAATTTGAGGAGAATCTGGATCTTGAAGAAGAGGCTTTTGTTGACTGCAGGAAACGGATTGAAGAACACGGGCTTTCAATGAAGCTCGTTGATGTTGAATACCAGTTTGACAGGAAAAAAATAACATTTTATTTTACGGCTGATAACCGTGTAGATTTCAGAGAGCTTGTAAGGGATCTTGCAGGCAGGTACAGAACCAGAATTGAACTCCGTCAGATTGGCGTAAGAGATGAAGCTAAACGTATCGGAGGAATCGGAGTTTGCGGCAAACCGCTGTGCTGCTCAATGTTTTTACGCAGTTTTGAACCTGTTATTACCCAATGTGCAAAAGATCAGAATCTTGCGCTTAATCCGACAAAACTTTCAGGAGCATGCGGCAGGCTTATGTGCTGCCTCAGATACGAGCGGGATTTTTACCTTGAGGTCCTTCAGCGATATCCTGAAATAGGTTCAAAGATTAAAACGCCCAAGGGTACGGGTGTTTTGGAAAAGATAGATGTTATTAATGAAAATGCAGTAATCCGTTACGAAAGCGGGGAAGAGAGCATACTCTGTTTCGATGATTTTAATGAAATGCTTGAAAAGAATAAAAAAGAAACAATCGGTAAAAAGATCTGGAATAAAAAGAAAAAGAATAAAGATAGAATAAATGACAATGTACAGGATTAA